Proteins found in one Paenibacillus sp. FSL R10-2782 genomic segment:
- a CDS encoding C39 family peptidase has product MLILALIVGFLLLVSMVLQLLTSPIESLKLMLGAGEEPVVNELRMDYGFTQLLQETDEGYTESLGQEYEGVILKDESREVVYFNQLDQRWADKPYGPRGTIGVSGCGPTSLAMVVSTLTGRTVDPVTMSKWAYENGYLAEGNGSYHSLIPDGAKHFGLHVEGASVKEPQKVLDAISNGKLVIAIMSKGHFTSSGHFLVLRGVTAEGEILVADSASRKRSGQTWDFSIILSEARQNAAAGGPFWIIS; this is encoded by the coding sequence ATGCTCATCCTGGCGCTCATTGTTGGCTTTCTGCTACTCGTATCCATGGTGTTACAACTCCTTACCTCCCCGATTGAATCACTCAAGCTGATGCTGGGAGCCGGCGAGGAACCGGTGGTCAATGAACTGCGAATGGATTACGGCTTCACGCAACTACTCCAAGAAACAGATGAGGGCTACACGGAAAGCCTGGGACAGGAATACGAAGGGGTTATTTTGAAAGACGAAAGCCGGGAAGTGGTTTATTTCAATCAGTTGGATCAACGTTGGGCCGATAAGCCATATGGTCCCCGTGGCACTATTGGCGTTTCCGGATGTGGGCCTACTTCGCTAGCTATGGTTGTCTCAACGTTGACCGGAAGAACCGTCGATCCAGTTACCATGTCCAAATGGGCTTATGAAAATGGGTATCTGGCAGAAGGCAATGGTAGCTACCACAGCCTGATTCCCGATGGAGCCAAGCATTTTGGACTGCATGTAGAAGGGGCTTCTGTCAAAGAGCCACAGAAGGTGTTGGATGCCATCTCCAACGGAAAATTGGTTATTGCCATTATGAGCAAAGGACATTTCACCTCATCCGGTCACTTTCTGGTACTGCGTGGTGTAACTGCGGAAGGGGAAATTTTAGTTGCAGATTCAGCCAGTCGCAAACGCAGTGGGCAAACGTGGGACTTCTCCATCATTTTAAGTGAAGCCCGCCAAAACGCTGCAGCAGGTGGTCCCTTTTGGATTATTAGTTAG
- a CDS encoding DUF87 domain-containing protein, with translation MAKSEKSEMNVNASLLNVITPMGLEFFRNGLIIGEQAAKLYGVIQYPPKANVGWLSSLTNLPSTMVSIGFQPIDNSALIAAISKSITQNSSTADSAKDPLTRQRAEKAATDGENIMLQIDQNGETVGLMNVTVMPFANDDKLFARTCRRVENTFSLMRCKIRTLAHLQKDSLRHLSPMYPAQEALENILNRIIPMSTFVGGFPFASSGFNDGSGYYLAKDASGGLIIIDPWKRGGDRTNSNIVVMGVAGVGKSTAVKHIALSEYMKGTKVIFIDPESEYKELCQQLGGDWINAGGGSSGKINPLQIRPAPRDEEDEKHPLYTDEGHGMSDMALHLKNLEIFFNLYIPDLNMMQKAVLKQCLIELYNQFHINWTTDITKLQSIDFPTFADLYELIQNKEQTLGDYVYKELSLLLYDIAHGGDSFLWNGHSTIQTSSRCICLDTHSLQNTSDNIKRTQYFNLLSWCWEQMSQDRAERVLLICDETYLMIDPQVPQSLVFLRNVEKRSRKYEAALAIISHSVVDFLAPEIKMYGQALLDIPCIKILMGTDGKNLQETRELYNLTDAEEELLASKKREHALLMIGSKRIHAHFEIPDYKFAYMGSAGGR, from the coding sequence ATGGCAAAATCCGAAAAAAGTGAAATGAACGTTAATGCTTCATTGCTGAATGTCATTACTCCTATGGGATTGGAGTTTTTCCGGAACGGACTTATCATCGGTGAGCAAGCCGCAAAGCTATATGGCGTAATTCAGTATCCACCCAAGGCAAACGTAGGTTGGCTTTCCTCCCTTACCAATCTCCCTTCCACGATGGTGTCCATCGGCTTCCAGCCAATTGATAATAGTGCGCTTATCGCAGCTATATCCAAGTCCATCACCCAAAATAGTAGCACGGCTGATAGCGCCAAAGACCCGCTTACACGTCAACGTGCGGAAAAGGCCGCTACAGACGGAGAAAACATCATGCTGCAAATTGACCAAAATGGAGAAACCGTTGGTCTGATGAATGTCACTGTCATGCCCTTTGCCAATGATGACAAGCTCTTTGCCCGCACCTGTCGACGTGTTGAAAACACCTTCAGCCTAATGCGTTGTAAAATACGCACGCTAGCCCATTTGCAGAAGGACAGCCTACGGCATCTTTCTCCCATGTATCCAGCACAAGAGGCACTGGAGAATATCTTGAACAGAATTATACCCATGAGTACCTTTGTTGGAGGATTCCCTTTTGCCAGCAGTGGTTTTAACGATGGCAGCGGGTATTATCTAGCGAAGGACGCTAGTGGTGGATTAATTATTATCGACCCGTGGAAGCGCGGCGGAGATCGTACTAATTCCAATATTGTCGTCATGGGCGTAGCAGGCGTAGGTAAATCCACTGCCGTAAAACATATTGCTCTCAGCGAATATATGAAAGGCACTAAAGTCATATTCATCGACCCTGAATCCGAGTACAAGGAACTCTGCCAACAGTTAGGCGGTGACTGGATTAATGCTGGCGGTGGCTCCAGTGGCAAAATTAATCCGTTGCAAATTCGCCCCGCTCCTCGCGATGAGGAAGACGAAAAACATCCACTTTATACGGATGAAGGGCACGGCATGTCCGACATGGCCCTGCACCTTAAAAATCTGGAGATTTTCTTCAATCTGTATATCCCCGATCTGAACATGATGCAAAAAGCGGTTCTCAAGCAATGTCTGATCGAACTTTATAACCAGTTTCACATCAACTGGACAACGGATATTACCAAGCTACAAAGCATAGACTTTCCCACCTTTGCTGACTTATACGAGCTCATTCAAAACAAGGAGCAGACCTTGGGAGATTATGTGTACAAAGAGCTTTCTCTCCTCCTCTATGATATCGCCCATGGCGGCGATTCCTTCCTCTGGAACGGACACAGTACCATTCAAACGAGTAGCCGATGCATCTGCCTAGACACTCACTCTTTGCAAAATACAAGTGATAATATCAAGCGAACCCAATATTTCAATCTCCTCTCCTGGTGCTGGGAGCAGATGTCGCAAGACCGTGCAGAAAGGGTTTTGCTAATTTGTGACGAGACCTATTTAATGATTGACCCGCAAGTTCCGCAAAGCTTAGTCTTCCTGCGTAATGTAGAAAAACGCTCTCGGAAGTATGAGGCAGCTTTAGCGATCATTTCTCATAGTGTGGTAGATTTTCTAGCCCCTGAGATCAAAATGTATGGACAAGCCTTGCTCGACATCCCCTGCATTAAAATACTCATGGGAACCGACGGGAAGAACCTACAAGAAACACGGGAACTGTATAACCTGACGGATGCCGAAGAAGAACTGCTCGCCAGTAAGAAACGAGAGCATGCTTTACTCATGATTGGCTCCAAGCGTATCCATGCTCATTTTGAAATCCCTGACTACAAATTTGCCTATATGGGTTCGGCTGGAGGACGATAA